The Mobula hypostoma chromosome 24, sMobHyp1.1, whole genome shotgun sequence genomic sequence CCTCCTTTCCCAGGACACCTTTTATCCTCCATTACACTGCTACTTTCCCATGTTCTCATTCCTTCCTACTCCAGTGAACCTTCCTCTGAGGATGCTGGTCAGAGCTCTGGTCCCACAGTCTGGTCTGAGCTGATGACAAcccccacccaacccacacacacacaagctcaCCCATGAACTGATCCCAATCACCCATGGATCTACAGCCATCCTCCTGCACTATTTCCTCAGGCTAACATTTATCTGCACCTTACTACACCCACACTCATCCCATTCAATTACATTTCTTTTCCTTCACATTCTCTTCAATTTACGTCAGATTCTTCCGCTCACCAACACTCCTGGACCAATTTGTAGCAGCGAGTTCATCTACCAACCTGCACCCCTTTgacatgtggaaggaaactgcagCAGCCAAAGGAATAAAGCAGGGATATAGACCTGGGGGAAGCAGATAGCTTCAGTTGAACTTGACATCATTATTGGCACATGGGCTAGGTGGCCTATTCCTTTGAGATACAGTTGGATATTCTGCTCTTCAAACTAAGAACTATTCCTCTTTCTTTTCCTCTGCCTGCACGATGAACCCACTTGTCTGGTCATGCCTCTGTCCTTAGAGGAAGACTATCATCAATCAGTACTCTGAATATCATACAGTTAGAGAGCAGGAAGTCCTCAAGGATCTGCTGACCTACCTGCCTGCACTTCAGTCTACCTGGTGATCTGCCAATCTCCCTGCTTTATGCACTCACATTAGCTACACGATGACCAGCTCCTGAAACCTGCTGCACCAGAAACATTCAGCCTTGTGGATGGATTGCTGTTGCTCAAGCTCTGAATCCCAGAGGATATGTTCTTCCAGCTGAAAACACCTCCTGTACCCATCACTGTGCAGAAAACAGGAAAGCTCCTGAGGTCCCACATTGTCTCAGTTAACCATTCCCATTGCTGTGAGATTCCCTGCCAGATCCTTTTTTATCAGACTGTCTCGATTAACAAGAAAAATCTACACTTGAAACACCAGCCTTATTATACGACTTTGTAATGAGCTCTTCAGACTTGTCTGACAAGCCGGAGAGCATTAGGCTCTGAGGTTTCGAAGAGCAGCTTGTTTGGTCAATTGTTGCTAATCATTTAAAAGTTActtgtgtttttctttttgaGCAACTTACTCTCTGTAATGCAGTCTCTGGGTGTTTAATGTCTAAACTTGCTAAGACTCAGGGATTCCATCTTACTTGTAATATTTAAGCGGAGGCCCAATTAGCGCTAGTTGTGGGGTTCTTGTTTTGAGAATATTACATCTCGGGGTGTTGCTCGGCCAAGCCACTGATGTTCTGTTGaaattcttatgaataaactttGGTTGTCGTCTCTTCATTGGACTCTTTTTCCTCCACATTTAGGTTCCAACATTGCCAGCACATATTatgacagcaacacacacaaatttctggaggaactcagcaggtcaggcagcatctatattcaTAAAAAATATTTGGAAGAATAAACCATGCTGCAGTGCCtcgtcattttttttaaaaagttgttaaGTAGTGTTCAGTTAAATTCCTTCAAGCCAATAACACTGTTGCCACTTATGTGGTTTCCGAGGGTGGTATACTTAGTGCAACAATTCTGAAGCTTTCTCACCAACCTGGTCTCTCACTTTCCCTTCGTGGAAGAAACCTTCACTGTGGTCCTACCCCACCAAGCCCTTACAAGTGGCTGCACCAAGCATCCAGCTGACTGGGACATTGCGCGACAAAGGTCCATACTTGTCCTTCTCAACACCAGGGACAGAGAAAACTTtgatagtggtacttggtgcccatgTACTTAGAGTCTTCCACAGAGAGTCGAAAGCAACCACACATGAATGTAAacatcaggaattctgcagatactggaaattcaagcaacacacatcaaagttgctggtgaacgcagcaggccaggcagcatctctaggaagcggtacaatcaacgtttcaggccgagacccttcgtcaggactaactgaaagaagagttagtaagagatttgaaagtgggaggggaagggggagatccaaaatgataggagaagacaagagggggagggatggagacaagagctgtacaggtgattggcaaaggggatatgagaggatcatgggacaggaggcccagggagaaagacaaggggtgggggggaaacccagaggatgggcaaggggtataatgagagggacagagggagtaaaaggagagtgagagaaggaatgtgtgtataaaaataaataacggatggggtatgagggggaggtggggcattagcagaagttagagaagtcaatgttcatggcgtcaggttggaggctacccagatggaatgtaaggtgttgttcctccaacctgagtgtggcttcatctttaccgtagaggaggccgtggatagttatgtcggaatgggaatgggatgtggaattaaaatgtgtggccatgggCGATcatactttctctggcggacagagcgtaggtgttcagcaaagcggtctccctgtctgcgtcgggtctcaccaatatatagaaggccacagcgggagcaccggatgcagtatatcaccccagctggcTCACAGGTcaagtgtctcctcacctggaatgactgtctggggccctgaatggtggtaagggaggaagtgtaagggcatgtgtagcacttgttccgcttacaaggataagtgccaggagggagatcagtggggagggatgggggggacaaatgtaTATCATGCCAGCCATTcgacccccccatccctcctggcacttatccttgtaagcggaacaagtgctacacatgcccttacacttcctcccttaccaccattcagggccccagacagtcattccaagtgaggagacacttcacctgtgagtcggctggggtgatatactgcatccggtgctcccaatgtggccttctatatattggcgagacccaacgcagactgggaggccgctttgctgaacacctacgctctgtccgccagaggaggcatgatttcccagtggccacacgttttaattccacatcccattcccattctgacatgtctatccacggcctcctctactgtaaagatgaagccacactcaggttggaggaacaacaccttatattccatctaggtagcctccaacctgatggcatgaagattggcttctctaacttccgctaatgccccacttccccctcataccccatccgttatttagttttatacacacattctttctctcactctcctttttctccctctgtccctctgactataccctttgcccatcctctgggttccccctctccccctttttttcctgggtctcctgtcccatgatcctctcatatcccctttgccaattacctgtccagctcttggctctatccctccccctcctgtcttctcccatcattttggatctccccctccccctcctactttcaaatctcttactaactcttccttcagttagtcctgacaaagggtctcggcctgaaacatcgactatacctcttcctagagatgctgcctggcctgctgcgctcaccggcaactttgatgtgtgttgcacacaTGAATGTGCTCATCAGGGTGAGGATGACATTACATATGTTATTGCCTCGGTTCTCCAAGGACTTGTGCGTTGTGATCAGTCTTATTCACTCCATCTTGGATTCCCAGATGAATCAAAGGATGGTCCAGGTCATTTCAAAACTAGAAGAATAGGGTTTGCATTTCAACAAAGGCTCTATGCAGTAGACAAAGAAGAAAGGAGAACAAATTCTGTTGCCCactgtgtcttccacattctcaggtatttcatctattcatcttttAACAGAGTTGTCACTGACAGGCATTACTTTAATTAATTGGTCTGGTGATTTATGCAAAACTGTACTCAAAACCTCCCTTATGGCAGGCTTAAatgttcttctccaattgtatggagCTTTCCAGATTTATAAATCAGTAATGAAATGTTGTAAAAAGCTCACAAACCATCACTCCTGTAAAGTGCTGGCAAACATTTTAGAAGTGGTTTTCATTTGTGAAAGTTTACACGATCTGACTGAAAGAAAAATAAGCAATCCTTCAAAACACCCACACAAAAACTGCATTACAGCAAAATGCTGTGAATTcattcatagaaccatagaaccatagaaaactctacagcacaatacaggccctttggcccacaaagctgtgctgaacatgcccttacctcGGAAATTACCTGgagttacccattgccctctatttttctgagctccatgtaccagtCAAggcatctcttaaaagaccctatcatatccgcctccaccatcatcgcTGGCATCCCATCCTATGCGCTCAGCACTCTCTGCATAatgacttacccctgacatctcctctgtacctacttccaagcaccttaaaactgtgccctctcgtgctagccatttcagccctgggaaaaagcctttgacaatccacacgatcaatgcctctcatcaccttatacacctctatcgggtcacctctcatcctacgtcGGTCCAAGGAaagaaggctgagttcactcaacctattctcataaggcacccTGCCCAATccaaacaacatccttgtaaatctcctctgctacctttctatcgtttccacatccttcctgcagtgagacgatcagaactgagcacagtattccaagtggggtctgaccagggtccttacATTACCTCTTTGCTCTTTGAGTTCACATGACTGATGAacgccaatacaccatatgctttcttaaccacagagtcaatctgcacagcagctttgagtgtcctttggactcagtcaccaagatccctctgatcctccacactgccaagagtcttaccattaatactatattctgccatcatatttgacctaccaaaatgaaccacctcacacttatctgggttgaactccatctgccacttctcagcccagtgttGCATCGTATTAATGTctcactgtaacttctgacagcccaccacactatgcacaacacctccaaactttgtgtcatcagcaaatttattatcccttccttctacttcctcatccagatcatttataaaaatcacgtagagtaggggtcccggaacagaaccccgaggcacaccactggtcaccaacctccatgcagaatatgacccgtctacaaccactctttgccatctGTGGGCATGCCAGTTCTGAATTGACAAAGCAATGCCCCATGCCTgcttacttcctcaataagcctggcatggggtactttgtcaaatgccttgctgaaatccatatacactacatctactgtccTAACctcgtcaatgtgtttagtcacttcctcaaaaaaattccatcaggcttGTCAGGctcgacctgcctttcacaaagccactctgactattcctaatcatattacacctctccaaatgttcataaatactgcctctcaggatcttctccatcaaataaccaaccactgaagtaagactcactggtctgtaatttcctgggctatctctaccctctttcttgaataatggaaaaacttccacaatcctccaatcctccagaaccactcccatccccattgatggtgcaaagatcatcgccagaggctcaggaatctcttcccttgcctcccacagttgcCTGGTCTGGTCCCGGtaacttatccaatttgatgctttccaaaagctccagcacatcttctttcttaatatccacatgctcaagcttttcagtttgaTCTGAAAACTCTGTTTAGAAATCAGTTCCGATTGGGTAGATATGCACACCATACTTATGTTATTtcaaatggccagactgattgaTAGTTACAACTCAGCTAGCGTTCTAAATATAAAATAAGGTATCATTGTCTCTGATGAAAGTCAGATATTCAaaccctgtttctctctcaaGCGGACACCGTCACAATTGTTTCTGCTCTATTTCGCTTTTGATCAATATTTAAACGCGGAAAGTTCGAAAGCAAAATTTTCTAGCAGGCCAGCTATAAAGCTCTGGATGCCCTTtttttgtatttaaaaaaaaatgaatacccCTTTTTTCATGGAGTCTGCCATGCGCCAGTTGGAAGCATAGCATTGTGCATTTCCAGCAGGTCCCTCGGAACCGAGTATCGGAATCTGAGATTTTTATTCGATTGGAAAGAATGGATGGAGCCAGTCAGCTCCTCCAGGTCATTGTTTGGTCCTGACTCTCCCGCTTGCTGTCGTCTGGGGACGGAGGACAGCAAATTCCGGGAGGCTGTGCTGCCTGTGGCCTTTCTGTAGAACATGTCACAACCACGGGCTCTGCCGCAGGGACTGCGCGTCCTCAAAGGCGGGCTGCGGAACAGGTTCGGCAATCGTGCTCGTAAATATGGAAGTTCCCGCTAATTAGAGTTTCATTGTGATGGCAGCTTACTTCGTTCCTCTTGTTCCAGTTCTGTCGAGCCTTGAGAAATACCAGAGCAACGCCAATGGTCCCCACTTCCCATTGTCCAGGTTCCAGGTATTCTCTCCGCAATTGGTCTTTACCGGCCCGGCGCAGTCTGTCAGACAGGTTATTTTACATCAAAATCAACTTTATTCATAAcaaaaaatatttacaaaaaaaaatgtaattccatttcattcttacattcatgGCCAATACTTTCAGTTCTGTCCTTTCCATTCCTTAAAGCTAATTGGGCTGTTGCCACTCACGGGCCCCTCGGTGATACACTGCTACGATAATAGAGGGGCTTCCACACCCAGTCCGGGTTCTCCCTCTCCAGTAGCGGGAGAACGCTAAACTGGGGTCATATAGGTTAGAATTCACATTAAAATATACGTCATTCACACTGAAAAAaacatttacaagaataaaccttTTAATTCTTACATTCACAGTCAATACTTTCCGCACTGATCTGAATCCCTACAGCTGGAACGAATTCAAACCCTCAAACTGCCAAAGTGGGTTTGAACTCCATGACGGAATGATTGATGTGGGAACAGGAAGCCTGCACTGCTCTATCACAAACAAGATAagatctgccgatgctggaaatccaagcaacacacacgaaatgctggaggaactcagcaggccaggcagcatctatggaaaacagtactgtcgacgtttcgggccaagacccttcaaaagCCTGCACTGTCCTGCCCTGTTGTCACTGGAGGTGTGAGGGGCATCTGTGGACCGAAGGAAGGAATCAGGGAAATAAAGGCAGAGTTTGGGAAATGTCAGACAATGAATGACTTTTTCATTCGCAAATATTTTAACAGTTCAGTCGGTTGCTAACAATGTCGCCGCCTCAACCCGATGGTACGTGACAGCATATGGGAGGATTTCCGATCCCCGCTCTGGTTGGTCAGTGTCAGTCACCCTGATTTGCATTGATTCCCTCCCCGGTGTGAATGGCTCTATAACTGGGCTCCATTGGCAGCGGCGGCCAGTCAGTCACAGATCCATCGACAGACAGGCGGCAGGAAGCTGACGGGCAGCAACGATGCGGACGCTGTGCTTTTTCTGGTCTCTGGCAGTGTGGCTGGGCTGTAAGTACAGGCAGTGGTTGCTGAGGTGGGTCTTGGGGTCACATTAAAGAGTCAATGGTTAAAGTTGAATTCCTGATTTTTCACAGCTGGAGAGTCCCAGACTCTGACTCAGACTCCGACCGTGTCGGTGAGTCCAGGAGCCACGGCCACGCTGAATTGTGACATCGGATCAAAGGCTAGCTATTATGTAGGTTGGTACAAGCAGACACCGGGAACAGTTCCACAATGGATCCTGTACTACCATCAATCGAGCAGCGCCCCGACCTACGGGCCTGGGTTTAGCAGCGACCGTTTCACGTCGACATCCAACAGCGCCGGCACCGTTTACCAGTTAATCATAAAAAACGTGGAGATGAATGACGCTGCCGTCTATTACTGCGGAACGACGTTTTCCGTGGGTGGTAGCTACCCGGGGGTGTTCGGCCCAGGGACCAAGCTCTTTGTTACAGGTAAGTGTCCGATAAATACGTCCTGCGGTGACCACGGCATAAATACCCGTCAATTAACAAGTTATAAGTTATAATTCCATAGCGAATTTTACAATGAAAATGTTAATTTACaatctaaaacaacaggaattctgcagatgctggaaattcaagcaacacacataaaagttgctggtgaacgcagcaggccaggcagcatctccaggaagaggtgcagtcgacgtttcaggccgagacccttcgtcaggactaattgaaggaagagtgagaaagggatttgaaagttggagggggagggggagatccaaaatgataggagaagacagaatataccccttgcccatcctctgggtgccccccgcccttgtctttcttcccggacctcctgtcccatgatcctctcgtatcccttttgcctatcacctatccagctcttggctccatccctccccctcctgtcttctcctatc encodes the following:
- the LOC134337208 gene encoding immunoglobulin lambda-1 light chain-like — its product is MRTLCFFWSLAVWLGSGESQTLTQTPTVSVSPGATATLNCDIGSKASYYVGWYKQTPGTVPQWILYYHQSSSAPTYGPGFSSDRFTSTSNSAGTVYQLIIKNVEMNDAAVYYCGTTFSVGGSYPGVFGPGTKLFVTDRQLPDPSVKLLGPSAEEISAKGSGTLVCLVSKLSIGFPVVSWTVNDSPTSSEVQTSGVTQNADKTFSLSSYLTVPGADWSSGKRYSCSVQQGAASTISATVTQSSC